atagttCTACTGTGTGTGTTCTTCCAATTTGTCACACCTACTTCATAGACCCAGTCAACTTTACCGAGACCATTCtcctaaaataattatttcattatatCATAATTTGTAGGGTCTATTATATCATTATCATATGGCAATTCTTTCAATCTAACTAATTGAAGAATTATAATGATGTTAGAATGTAATACTAATACACTACAAATTATAGAGGAACCAGTTCTTGAGCCAAGTGTAGAGAATTGACTGGGTCTATAAAGTAGGTATTGGAAAATTGAGTTGAGGTATGTAGGTCATCAATATATCAATGTTTTTGTCTACaaaatgacacttttttttggtatttgttaCCAACATGATGTAATCTCGATCTTCGATTTAAAATTAGCCAATCTGCGCATGTCAATGTAGTCACTGTATCACAAGACCAGGTCTTTCCCTTTCCTCCAACCAGAGTCAAGAGCTCTGTCTCTGTCTTTCTTTTCACACACTCTCTCGCTATAAGAagcaaaacattttattttggtAGTAACTGGTTAAGTATCTTTTGATATTGCAGAAGATTAAGTCTGTCTATAAATACTATATTCTCCAAATCATGCTATTTGTtacataaacattaaaaaaaaaaaaaaaaacagaactaGAAACAAACTTACTTTGTTCTATATAGTAATTAAGTACTATAAGATGTAATAGTTACATGGGATTACATGGGAATTCTTATCTAAACTCAACTTCTTTGATAGAGCTaaattattacatatatattattcatagggtattttatatatatatatatatatatatatatatatatatatatatatatatatatatatatatatatctaaggCTTATGGTGCTGGGTATAGATGTAATCCAAGTGAGCCTCAGCAATCATCCTTCTCTGCAAACATTCTTCATCATTGTCACCACACTCCTCTAGCCCCATCAGCTGTAGACAAGCACACAACCCAATTAACAAAAAATCGACCAGCCAAATCaagattatatttttcaaagcctaaaaaatagaagatgtttttagagagagagagagagggagagagagagagagagagagagagagaaggataaagtaattttacaTCGGAAATATCTTTCAAGTCTGTGAGTGACCCAGCAGCATGAGATATCCCATTAGCTTTCACCTCCTCATAACCtattaaaccaaaaataacaatcaaaatatgtatatataacgAATGGAGAGGAAAATTAAGTAAGAAAAGAAGCTTTAGCTACCTTGTTTTGGTGGTAGGAGACGAGCAGATGCTAAGAaagagcaaaaaagaaaaagaaagatgacaGATACATGAACATTTTGTGGCCTCATTGTTTCACACTTTCACTAAGTGTTTTTGTGTAGGCACAAGGAAGGGTAATAATGCTTGGGCTATAAATAAGATGAAAAATGCTAGTGTACTGCAATTATGTCACGTGGAGGACCCAAGCATGGCAGTTACAAACAAGACAAACAATTTTCCAAAACAGATGGTGGGTCCTATCCCTTTCATGTCCTATGAGGCCATATTTCTCGAGTTCTTCCGATACAATTTCTTTTGCCACAACTTCTCGATGTAAGAGGCGGTAAATGCATCAATtcattattcttttcttttatattcaCAGTTTGCTACGTCAGGAAATGTGCCAAAGTTACGACAAAAAATAGTTAACCGTGCTAGATTTTCTTACCTTAtactcattttttaataaagagcAGCATGACAAAAAATAGTTAATAGTGCTAGATTTTCTTATCTTAtactcattttttaataaagagcAGCATCATATCATGGTGCTAGATTTTCTTTaggcaaaaatacaaaactgacTCTTTaacttttactcttttttatttcagttttctaactttcagttttgtcaattcggtcctctaattttcaatttttgtcaatgtaaGATTCCGTTAAACTCAATTATGGGTAGCCGttaactttcagtttttttttttttttataaaaaaatctcggaattaaaagaaaaaaagaaaattctgtaaaaaaagaagaagaagaaaacatttAAGGGGAACAACGTCATCGTTCCCCttacctaaaatcaaaaccgaGGAATCACTCAGTTTTTAGAAGGGGAATAAAAACCACTGCCACTCCGATTTCAGATCGTCGGTAGAAAAACTCGCTGGCGCAGAATTTACCGCAAATAGAAACAACCTGAGCCTAGCAGGCTTAGCCGAATCGCGAAGCAGCCGATCGTACTCTAACATCATGTGCTCGGAGCCGGTATATcctgcacccggcatatatgccgggtgcaaGATATAATTTTCGCATGTGCTCGAGATCCTCATCATTCGTCACAGAAATCAAAGCGTTGAGATCTTCGCCAGGGAGTTGGTATTTGAAGCAAAGATCAGCGTCGTTGCAAATCGTAGAAAGCTTAGACTTGATAGCGTTGAACTTGATGCTGCGATCGACGGCTAGGATTTTGGTTTTGCTGCTGACATAAGCGAGCTGGTTATCGTGAGGCCTAGGTTGAATCTTACCATTATAGCTACACATGAATTTGACTTTGTAGTTGGAATAAACacgtttttgaattttttttagcatctTTATTACTTTTGCTGTTGGGGAGGTGGGTTCATCAAATTTTAGATCCCACCAGATTGTAGCAACAGATAGATTGAAAGCTTTTAGGATTACATGGTGATGCCATTCACTTGCAATTTGTTGTAATTCCTCGGTTTTGGTTTCAGGTCGttccccttaatttttttttcacatattttttttcttttaattataaaattaaaaaaaaaaactaaaagttaacgGTAGCCTTGACGGAATCCtacattgaaaaaaattgaatgttaGAGGtctgaattgacaaaactgaaagttagaggattgaaataaaaaagagtgaaagttagaggatcagttttgcatttttgcattttctttactATTTACAATTTTCTACATCAGAATTATGCAAGAGTtatgacaaaattaaaaagtttaacGGTGCTAAAATTTCTCATCTTATACTCATTTGTGAGTAAAGAGCATCATCATATATTATGGTGCTAGATTTTCTTTACTATTCACAATTTTCTACATCAGAATTGTGCAAGAGttacgacaaaaaaaaaaaaaaaagtgtttgttTGGATAGGAATTATAGCGTTTACATTTTGGGAGGATGcatttcagctttttttttttctttcctctgcATGAGGTTCTGGGGGACAAgagttactgttcacgcactatTCATATACTGTTCACGCATTTTTCagccatttttttaaaattaaaaatgggtcctatagtactatttacacatttaaaaattattttactacagtatttttaattttcaattttcattagtatccaaacggaccctgaCTTTGCTAAGTTAACAAAGAGCATCATCAGATCACTACATGGTTTATACCGTGGCATACAAGTCCAAGAGAGATCAACGGAGAGACATGAAGTATGTGCATACGTGTGCTTGTCATTGTCATGGTGGTCCAATGAGTTCAAAAAAGCAAAATACAAAAGCAGAATGTGAACTCGGGAAAGAAAGAAGCTGCACGCACCATCCCTTATTTTCTAGTTTTGCTACCCCATTAATTTTCTACTAGGAAAACGAAAGAGAATACAGTGGGACATGTTTACTTACCAAGTCAACCTGTGGATTGCCATGTCCAACAGCTGTTTCCCATTTCCGTATTTTAATTTGTTCCTCCCATACTTTCCACGAGTTCCACAAGTGTCTACCCCTGTTTTTCTATTCTAATTGCAAGTTGCAGCCACTATTTTGTTTTCCTTCCACGGTTGTTAGAAATATAGAATTTTACCTTAAGataaaaactactttttaaTTAAAGCTTTTGGTAAGAGTAATctccttcttattttttatttatttgagaaacgATGAGGATAATCTTTAGTTGTAAAGTTTCAAAGCTATGTAAATTCCGTTCTAAAGACTAATGTTGTTTTACAATTTCGCTGTCCCCCACTAATGGATTCTCATACTTACATATCTATGCTCATTGCTCACGCAAGTCTATATATAACAGTGATCCCGACGTGACTTTCTGTGACTGAAAGGAACGAGAAATGACAAGTTAAGTGTCCACTTTCTGCATATAGAGGgagaaaatttattatttgatactGATGTCGTGGAAGTCTGAAAATCTACTATGAGTACTTTGAATCTACAAAGTAATAAgatcttaaaattttcaaatgagaTATAGGTAAAGTCTGTATTTTTAGAGATTTGAAAACTAAATTGTTTATAAAGGTTACGAtgcatttaaataataaaaacaaaacctagaGCAACTAGGAATTCTAAGCGACTATAAAAGCATATTAAATCTTAATTTGACTAAACAATATTAAAAGCAGTTAAAAAGACAGAAATTAACATAAACttaaaatagcaaaaattacataaaagtACTCAAATTAAATAATTGCACGGTTTAAATATTAAACTATGTCTTACATCATACCtttccacttgaaacaaactcatCATCGAGTTGATGGTTGGAATCTAAAATCTTCCgctcaaaataaacaaattcttTGAACTCTTTAATAACTTGGTTcggttttgaaacttgaatgcttcataaagtgtagcataaaatttattctcatctacctttaatttatttacaacatcaatcaacaaagggttgataataaaattaaaattttctactacaagaaaatcaacatattgtgtagtcatcttcaacaaatcaactggaATTTAGGGGTTGTGGATGATGGACTCATCATCATATTTAACCTCAATTGGATCTTCCACAATATTcttaataattaccatctcttgaT
This genomic stretch from Castanea sativa cultivar Marrone di Chiusa Pesio chromosome 9, ASM4071231v1 harbors:
- the LOC142610922 gene encoding putative phytosulfokines 6 gives rise to the protein MRPQNVHVSVIFLFLFCSFLASARLLPPKQGYEEVKANGISHAAGSLTDLKDISDLMGLEECGDNDEECLQRRMIAEAHLDYIYTQHHKP